The Corallococcus soli genome has a window encoding:
- a CDS encoding ELWxxDGT repeat protein has protein sequence MEAWRGVTVLVLWLSGGLGVGCGGEAQGEAEAWEETSSAMEEAALGGGVPQPCGRTPVLVGDLQPGLEGSRPEALVAVGSRLFYAADDGAAGRELWVTDGDDRTSRRVKDVRPGAAGSTPRFLTRVGGRLFFVADDGAHGPELWRTDGTPQGTVLVADLRPGAAGSAPDNLTQVGGRLYFTADDGVHGRELWSSDGTGAGTRLTQEFAPGPRSLFLDDLTDWNGRLALVAYGDTSVTLWVTEADSGTARVYFRGPAQTVLVALTPAGRDRLFFLVDLGLGEADLWVTWGSPLFTFPLRRFPGDYPSELTPLGGAVYFTAGAEGFFGEPGDLFFGAELWRSDGSLLGTRRVKDVRPGPEGSLPSGLTALGGRLYFAADDGVHGRELWSTDGTSRGTVLVQDLEPGPQGSTPTALAATDGWLFLSASTAVRGREAWYSDGTPGRVQALRDIAPGGLGSNPRGFVRSGGAVFFVAAHPDQGEEPWALPFLPLSRCGRTAD, from the coding sequence ATGGAGGCGTGGCGTGGCGTGACGGTCCTGGTGCTGTGGCTCTCCGGTGGGCTCGGGGTGGGGTGCGGTGGGGAGGCTCAGGGGGAGGCGGAGGCGTGGGAGGAGACGTCGTCGGCGATGGAGGAGGCTGCCCTGGGGGGCGGTGTCCCCCAGCCCTGTGGTCGCACGCCGGTCCTGGTGGGGGACCTCCAGCCGGGCCTGGAGGGGTCGCGTCCGGAGGCGCTGGTGGCGGTGGGCTCGCGGCTCTTCTACGCCGCGGACGACGGCGCCGCGGGGCGTGAGCTGTGGGTGACGGACGGGGATGACCGGACCTCCAGGCGGGTGAAGGACGTGCGGCCCGGGGCGGCGGGCAGCACGCCGCGCTTCCTCACGCGGGTGGGGGGACGCCTCTTCTTCGTCGCGGACGACGGGGCGCACGGGCCGGAGCTGTGGCGCACGGACGGCACGCCCCAGGGCACCGTGTTGGTGGCGGACCTGCGGCCGGGGGCGGCGGGCAGCGCGCCGGACAACCTGACGCAGGTGGGCGGGCGGCTGTACTTCACCGCGGATGACGGCGTGCACGGCCGCGAGCTGTGGAGCTCCGACGGCACCGGGGCGGGCACGCGGCTCACGCAGGAGTTCGCGCCCGGCCCCAGGTCGCTCTTCCTGGACGACCTGACGGACTGGAACGGGCGGCTGGCGCTGGTGGCGTACGGGGACACGTCCGTGACGCTGTGGGTGACGGAGGCGGACTCCGGCACCGCGAGGGTGTACTTCCGGGGTCCGGCGCAGACGGTGCTCGTCGCGCTGACGCCGGCGGGGCGCGACCGCCTCTTCTTCCTCGTGGACCTGGGCCTGGGGGAGGCGGACCTCTGGGTGACGTGGGGCTCGCCCCTCTTCACCTTCCCGCTGCGGCGCTTCCCGGGGGACTACCCGTCGGAGCTCACGCCGCTGGGCGGCGCCGTGTACTTCACGGCCGGCGCGGAGGGCTTCTTCGGCGAGCCCGGGGACCTGTTCTTCGGCGCGGAGCTGTGGCGGAGCGACGGCTCGCTCCTGGGCACCCGCCGGGTGAAGGACGTGCGGCCGGGGCCGGAAGGCTCGCTCCCGTCGGGGCTGACGGCGCTGGGCGGGCGGCTGTACTTCGCGGCGGATGACGGCGTGCATGGCCGCGAGCTGTGGAGCACGGACGGCACGTCGCGGGGCACGGTGCTGGTGCAGGACCTGGAGCCCGGCCCCCAGGGCAGCACCCCCACGGCGCTGGCGGCGACGGACGGCTGGCTCTTCCTCTCCGCGTCGACGGCGGTGCGGGGTCGCGAGGCCTGGTATTCGGACGGCACGCCGGGCCGCGTGCAGGCCCTGCGCGACATCGCGCCCGGGGGGCTGGGCTCCAATCCCCGGGGCTTCGTGCGCTCCGGGGGCGCCGTCTTCTTCGTCGCCGCCCACCCGGACCAGGGCGAGGAGCCCTGGGCGCTGCCCTTCCTCCCGCTGAGCCGCTGCGGCCGCACGGCGGACTGA
- the ruvB gene encoding Holliday junction branch migration DNA helicase RuvB, protein MVMARKSDDTLSGDVQPEDIRLEASLRPRSFDEYVGQGAVVEKLKVYVAASKSRGDALDHCLFSGPPGLGKTSLAHLIANELGVGIHVTSGPAMERKGDLAGLLTNLNERDILFIDEIHRLNAAVEEYLYPAMEDFRLDITIDTGPAARAMKIDLPPFTLVGATTRTGLLTSPLRDRFQIQERLEYYEPKYLEQILDRSARILGVPLDRAASREISTRSRGTPRIANRLLRRLRDFAQVEGNGRITYELAHDSLSRLGVDASGLDAMDRKILLTIVEKFGGGPVGVETIAASVGEQRDTIEDVYEPFLMQEGFLMRTPRGRTATLRTYQYFKKTPPPSSPQGTLF, encoded by the coding sequence ATGGTGATGGCGAGGAAGTCCGATGACACCCTCTCGGGAGATGTTCAGCCGGAAGACATCCGGCTGGAGGCCTCCCTGCGCCCTCGCTCCTTTGACGAGTACGTAGGCCAGGGCGCCGTCGTGGAGAAGCTCAAGGTCTACGTGGCCGCGTCCAAGAGCCGGGGGGACGCGCTGGACCACTGCCTGTTCTCCGGGCCGCCCGGCCTGGGCAAGACGTCGCTGGCGCACCTCATCGCCAACGAGCTGGGCGTGGGCATCCACGTCACCAGCGGCCCCGCCATGGAGCGCAAGGGGGACCTGGCCGGCCTGCTCACCAACCTCAACGAGCGGGACATCCTCTTCATCGACGAGATCCACCGCCTCAACGCCGCCGTGGAGGAGTACCTCTACCCGGCGATGGAGGACTTCCGGCTGGACATCACCATCGACACCGGGCCCGCCGCCCGCGCGATGAAGATCGACCTGCCGCCCTTCACGCTGGTGGGCGCCACCACGCGCACGGGCCTGCTCACGTCGCCCCTGCGCGACCGCTTCCAGATCCAGGAGCGCCTGGAGTACTACGAGCCGAAGTACCTGGAGCAGATCCTCGACCGCTCCGCGCGCATCCTCGGCGTGCCCCTGGACCGCGCCGCCAGCCGGGAGATCTCCACCCGCTCGCGCGGCACGCCCCGCATCGCCAACCGGCTCTTGCGCCGGCTGCGCGACTTCGCCCAGGTGGAGGGCAACGGCCGCATCACCTATGAGCTGGCGCACGACTCGCTGAGCCGGCTGGGCGTGGACGCCAGCGGCCTGGACGCGATGGACCGCAAGATATTGCTGACCATCGTGGAGAAGTTCGGCGGCGGCCCGGTGGGCGTGGAGACCATCGCCGCGAGCGTGGGCGAGCAGCGCGACACGATTGAGGACGTCTACGAGCCCTTCCTCATGCAGGAGGGCTTCCTCATGCGCACGCCCCGGGGCCGCACCGCCACGCTGCGCACCTACCAGTACTTCAAGAAGACGCCGCCCCCCAGCTCTCCCCAGGGCACGCTCTTCTAG
- the lpxC gene encoding UDP-3-O-acyl-N-acetylglucosamine deacetylase, whose translation MLQFTDSQRTLSQPAICRGVGLHSGAPVTLTMKPAPAGHGIVFVRTDLPRPVSIPALAEYVVDTSLATTLGRDGVRVGTVEHLMSALAGLGIDNARLELDGPEVPIMDGSAAPFTHAIMEAGAHELDAPREYLVIKKSVAVSDGDKQASITPARRFRISCTIDFEHPVIQGQSFDVDVNDRGFSREISRARTFGFLRDVEKLKTLGLARGGSLENAVVVDEASILNPDGLRFPDEFVRHKILDAIGDVSLFGRPVIGHMTAFKTGHALNHKLVRKVLADPSSFDIVTARRRDVEAREPGRASLAGALELEPLVA comes from the coding sequence ATGCTCCAGTTCACCGACTCCCAGCGCACCCTCTCCCAGCCGGCCATCTGCCGGGGCGTGGGCCTCCACTCCGGGGCGCCCGTGACGTTGACGATGAAGCCCGCGCCCGCGGGGCACGGCATCGTGTTCGTGCGCACGGACCTGCCGCGCCCGGTGAGCATCCCCGCGCTGGCGGAGTACGTGGTGGACACGTCGCTGGCCACCACCCTGGGCCGCGACGGCGTGCGCGTGGGCACGGTGGAGCACCTGATGTCGGCCCTGGCGGGCCTGGGCATCGACAACGCCCGCCTGGAGCTGGACGGACCCGAAGTCCCCATCATGGACGGCAGCGCCGCGCCCTTCACGCACGCCATCATGGAGGCGGGGGCGCACGAACTGGACGCGCCGCGCGAGTACCTGGTCATCAAGAAGAGCGTGGCGGTGTCGGACGGCGACAAGCAGGCGTCCATCACCCCCGCCCGGCGCTTCCGCATCAGCTGCACCATCGACTTCGAGCACCCGGTCATCCAGGGCCAGTCCTTCGACGTGGACGTGAACGACCGGGGCTTCTCGCGCGAAATCTCCCGCGCGCGCACCTTCGGCTTCCTGCGCGACGTGGAGAAGCTCAAGACGCTGGGCCTGGCGCGCGGCGGCTCGCTGGAGAACGCCGTCGTCGTGGACGAGGCGTCCATCCTCAACCCGGACGGCCTGCGCTTCCCGGACGAGTTCGTGCGGCACAAGATCCTGGATGCCATTGGCGACGTGTCGCTGTTCGGCCGTCCCGTCATCGGCCACATGACGGCGTTCAAGACGGGCCACGCGCTCAACCACAAGCTGGTGCGCAAGGTGCTGGCGGACCCGTCCAGCTTCGACATCGTCACGGCGCGCCGCCGGGACGTGGAGGCCCGCGAGCCGGGGCGCGCGAGCCTCGCGGGCGCGCTGGAGCTGGAGCCCCTGGTCGCCTGA
- the ruvA gene encoding Holliday junction branch migration protein RuvA codes for MIARLRGNVLEKGPEDAVIDVQGVGYRVNLSSISLGKLPAEGQPVDVRIRTVVREDAFDLFGFLSVQEEELFQLLNSVSRIGPRMALGVLSGMEVGELIAALARGEVARLAKIHGVGKKTAERLVLELKDKVKNIHTEAVARGTAAPMPAAPSGTKADLISALLNLGYKQPQAEKAADVASERLGPDATFQVLFRDALKVLRSTP; via the coding sequence ATGATCGCCCGTCTGCGTGGCAACGTGTTGGAGAAGGGCCCCGAGGACGCCGTCATCGACGTGCAGGGCGTGGGCTACCGGGTGAACCTGTCCAGCATCTCGCTGGGCAAGCTGCCCGCGGAGGGGCAGCCGGTGGACGTGCGCATCCGCACCGTGGTGCGCGAGGACGCCTTCGACCTGTTCGGCTTCCTCTCCGTGCAGGAGGAAGAACTCTTCCAGCTGCTCAACAGCGTGTCGCGCATCGGCCCGCGCATGGCCCTGGGCGTGCTGTCCGGCATGGAGGTGGGCGAGCTCATCGCGGCGCTGGCGCGCGGCGAGGTGGCCCGGCTCGCCAAGATTCACGGCGTGGGCAAGAAGACCGCGGAGCGGCTCGTCCTGGAGCTCAAGGACAAGGTGAAGAACATCCACACGGAGGCCGTGGCGCGAGGCACCGCCGCCCCCATGCCCGCCGCCCCGTCCGGCACCAAGGCCGACCTCATCTCCGCCCTCCTCAACCTGGGCTACAAGCAGCCCCAGGCGGAGAAGGCCGCGGACGTGGCCAGCGAACGGCTGGGCCCGGACGCCACCTTCCAGGTGCTCTTCCGCGACGCCCTGAAGGTCCTGCGCTCCACCCCCTGA
- the ruvC gene encoding crossover junction endodeoxyribonuclease RuvC — MRVLGVDPGSRFMGFGVVEEKKGKLVHLGHGVIKVPEGAPLAERLKELHAALCAALARYQPEAVAVEGLFTHRNARSALVLGHARGVALLAAAQAGLSVHEYAPASVKKSVGASGAGGKDAVARMVRTLLGVDEATLERADASDALAVALCHLNHFRVGMPRASSPSNGKRKGAASVLADRLSSAYKRPEAR, encoded by the coding sequence GTGCGCGTACTCGGCGTGGACCCTGGCAGCCGCTTCATGGGCTTCGGGGTGGTGGAGGAGAAGAAGGGGAAGCTGGTTCACCTGGGCCACGGCGTCATCAAGGTGCCCGAAGGCGCGCCCCTGGCCGAACGCCTGAAGGAGCTGCACGCCGCGCTGTGCGCCGCGCTCGCGCGCTATCAGCCGGAGGCCGTGGCGGTGGAGGGGCTCTTCACGCACCGCAACGCGCGCAGCGCCCTGGTGCTGGGGCACGCGCGCGGCGTGGCGCTGCTCGCGGCGGCGCAGGCCGGGCTGAGCGTGCATGAGTACGCCCCCGCGAGCGTGAAGAAGTCCGTGGGCGCCAGCGGCGCGGGCGGCAAGGACGCGGTGGCGCGCATGGTGCGCACGCTGCTGGGCGTGGATGAAGCGACGCTGGAGCGCGCGGATGCCAGCGACGCGCTCGCCGTCGCGCTGTGCCACCTCAACCATTTCCGCGTGGGCATGCCCCGCGCGTCGTCACCGTCGAACGGCAAGCGCAAGGGCGCCGCGTCGGTGCTCGCGGACCGGCTGTCGTCCGCGTACAAGCGCCCGGAGGCCCGATGA